The following proteins are encoded in a genomic region of Saccharopolyspora antimicrobica:
- a CDS encoding histidinol-phosphate transaminase: MSDVLGAETALADLPLREDLRGRSPYGAPQLDVSVRLNTNENPYPPPPELVDDVTAAVREAATELHRYPDRDAKALRTDLAAYLTGATGVPLAMENVWAANGSNEVLQQILQAFGGPGRTALGFEPSYSMHPILSAGTRTDWVPAPRRADFSLDGAEAARIVAEKQPSVVFVTSPNNPTGQSVSQDDLRAILDAAPGVVVVDEAYAEFSARPSAIELIGQYPTKVIVSRTMSKAFAFAGGRLGYLAAAPAVIDALLLVRLPYHLSAVTQAAARAALRHADATLGSVRALIDERERVVRELTAMGFSPVPSDANFVLFGRFADAHRAWQRFLDSDVLIRDVGIPGHLRVTIGTPEENDAFLAAGKAVSEEIEQ, encoded by the coding sequence ATGAGTGACGTGCTGGGCGCTGAAACCGCGCTGGCCGACCTGCCGCTGCGGGAGGACCTGCGCGGCCGCAGCCCCTACGGCGCACCGCAGCTGGATGTGTCGGTCCGGCTCAACACCAACGAGAACCCCTACCCGCCGCCGCCGGAGCTCGTCGACGACGTGACCGCGGCGGTCCGCGAGGCCGCCACCGAGCTGCACCGCTATCCCGACCGCGACGCCAAGGCGCTGCGCACCGACCTGGCCGCCTACCTGACGGGGGCGACCGGCGTGCCGCTGGCGATGGAGAACGTGTGGGCCGCCAACGGCTCCAACGAGGTGCTGCAGCAGATCCTGCAGGCCTTCGGCGGGCCGGGCCGCACCGCGCTCGGCTTCGAGCCGTCGTACTCGATGCACCCGATCCTGTCCGCGGGCACCCGCACCGACTGGGTACCGGCCCCGCGGCGCGCCGACTTCAGCCTGGACGGCGCGGAAGCGGCCCGGATCGTCGCCGAGAAGCAGCCGAGCGTGGTCTTCGTGACCAGCCCGAACAACCCCACCGGCCAGTCGGTGTCGCAGGACGACCTGCGCGCGATCCTCGACGCCGCGCCCGGCGTGGTGGTGGTCGACGAGGCCTACGCGGAGTTCTCCGCCCGGCCCAGCGCGATCGAGCTGATCGGGCAGTACCCGACGAAGGTGATCGTCAGCCGCACCATGAGCAAGGCGTTCGCCTTCGCCGGCGGCCGGCTCGGCTACCTCGCCGCCGCGCCCGCGGTGATCGACGCCCTGCTGCTGGTGCGCCTGCCCTACCACCTGTCGGCGGTCACGCAGGCCGCCGCGCGCGCCGCGCTGCGCCACGCCGATGCGACGCTCGGTTCGGTGCGCGCGCTCATCGACGAGCGGGAGCGGGTGGTCCGCGAGCTGACCGCCATGGGCTTCTCGCCGGTGCCCAGCGACGCCAACTTCGTCCTCTTCGGACGGTTCGCGGACGCGCACCGCGCATGGCAGCGCTTCCTGGATTCCGACGTGCTGATCCGCGACGTCGGCATCCCCGGCCACCTGCGGGTCACCATCGGCACGCCGGAGGAGAACGACGCCTTCCTGGCGGCCGGCAAGGCAGTGAGCGAGGAGATCGAGCAGTGA
- the hisB gene encoding imidazoleglycerol-phosphate dehydratase HisB: MTFQPGTRVGRVERSTRESSVLVELDLDGTGQVDIDTTVPFYDHMLTALGTHAAFDLKVKSTGDVHIDAHHTVEDTAIVLGQALRQALGDKKGIRRFGDAWIPMDETLAHAAVDVSGRSYCVLTGEPEQYNSFTIGGNYPFVLNRHVFESLAFHAQINLHVRVIHGRDPHHIAEAQYKAIARALRAAVEPDPRFAGVIPSTKGAL, translated from the coding sequence GTGACATTCCAGCCGGGAACCCGAGTGGGCCGGGTCGAGCGCAGCACCAGGGAGTCCTCGGTGCTGGTCGAGCTCGACCTGGACGGCACCGGGCAGGTCGACATCGACACCACGGTCCCGTTCTACGACCACATGCTCACCGCCCTGGGCACGCACGCGGCCTTCGACCTGAAGGTGAAGTCGACCGGTGACGTGCACATCGACGCGCACCACACGGTGGAGGACACCGCGATCGTGCTCGGCCAGGCCCTGCGCCAGGCGCTCGGCGACAAGAAGGGCATCCGCCGCTTCGGCGACGCCTGGATCCCGATGGACGAAACCCTCGCGCACGCGGCGGTGGACGTCTCGGGCCGCTCGTACTGCGTCCTGACGGGAGAACCGGAGCAGTACAACAGCTTCACGATCGGCGGAAACTACCCGTTCGTCCTCAACCGCCACGTCTTCGAGTCCCTGGCCTTCCACGCCCAGATCAACCTGCACGTCCGAGTGATCCACGGCCGGGACCCCCACCACATCGCAGAAGCCCAGTACAAGGCGATCGCCCGAGCCCTCCGAGCAGCGGTCGAGCCGGACCCCCGCTTCGCCGGAGTGATCCCCTCGACCAAGGGCGCCCTGTAG
- a CDS encoding nSTAND1 domain-containing NTPase, whose translation MARQERPLRDFALLLYGAGLGFLTNLATNSADGWSPPFTLIRDHSEYLIGAGVIVPAAYYAWRQRQLRTAHEWDASRQGNPYPGLQSFGPGHERVFFGRDRAVRELHERLEVPGGAPEDRFLLVAGPSGSGKSSLVNAGLAGLLRRRNWWLSDPVAPGRDPFGALVHVFQGELPKAEGDALVRDLRVEAQRALERLWRTDEPRSTHPEVLNALLGEAVRLNRPAVLLLDQFEELVTQVDARTRQEFMALLHAALADHRRLHVVATMRAEFIGVFLPEPSGELLRDPYVVTRLNRAELRQIITGPARKAGVEIEPEAVAAMVDDATEAGADVLPLLAYLLHNLYEDYGGDGRITLQEYVESGRVAEAISSTAGKVLARLSRQYGEAQVMRTLLRFVSFAAHTDEPTRNSVRLDDLDDEEKHVVEEFLEARLLVDDSDGHRDLAHEALLRQWEPLRDCLDQQRPLLRKRTTFQQRAREWDQSGRRGDLLLPESQVDEAVEVTAAVECSALLREFCAASVESRRKARRIRAISAAQQADLVKAANPQLALAVAREIAELSPGEVTAAALWARLRDPLVWSVRRHADSVIAARWDDDGRLWAVDGAGVLMVHDIEQEQPVQVRRLPAKGNLFVAEWSSGSELIFGDGEGLKCWDLVNDVVEVVDRRGSVRHPLARSSDGWLAYDRAGQMVVRAPGETIPSALASSEVVGHAEWAPTGLLATGDDNGVVRVWNPESGETTVVHEHVSGVNSLSWSKAGLLVSADDHVVRVWDSATGETEVLRGWENTVLGATWMSREQLVIGVAASGVSSRIDVWNSRTKALRTLRYCSERVSEVFPAPGENLLVCMNSGSVELVRTDLGHHAEHRQGAAAAGGSARGTALLTVGTDGKLWRTDAGGSERLGRDAHSGTADLLAWSADGRLASARSDFQGYSEVRVWDRHRATTSLVHCGTDAITDIAWSPDGLLAWGGYDEVHVWDSQRGESRIVLEFSGRVEALEWSSTSRLAVGLSSGGLKTWDPASGAARVLQKDDNPLREIGTLAWSAAGELATGDYSGAVRVWDLESGESTLLAVHTDAVQAVAWSSDGLLASGGDQTVRLCDPKDGQSRVVDQQEEELTALAWSIDGVLASGWRGGSLRILEPGASESRLVHEHSYAVESIAWSRAGQLASSSGLRRDRVLIWDPDVSATHRPNPDNGTARLAWSPDDELTTSDLDSRIRLWSKDLRRSRAIRQHDGPVDVVAVSSTGLIASSGPDGNLRVWDGRTGDSRVISADEADVSALVWDSGDRLAVARGDRGVALWDSKSGEFADLTARTARVSTMAWSASGVLAMGGDDFVVRLWEPGSGQIRELRRHTAVVRALVWSDEDRLISAGEDGLLIWDVPGERVLVIGDAVEVEHLVRMPGQALASADDQGRIRLWDPESGHVIATFQAHEGKITVLSWREDGLLMSAGQDRRVVTWNFDTDIEALLREADERGVRRLTDQERVRFGLA comes from the coding sequence GTGGCGCGTCAGGAACGTCCGCTGCGCGATTTCGCGCTGCTGCTCTACGGCGCGGGCCTCGGTTTCCTGACGAACCTGGCGACGAACAGCGCCGACGGCTGGTCACCGCCGTTCACCCTTATCCGCGACCACTCCGAATACCTGATCGGCGCGGGCGTGATCGTTCCGGCGGCCTACTACGCGTGGCGGCAACGTCAGCTGCGCACGGCGCACGAGTGGGACGCGAGCAGGCAGGGCAATCCGTACCCGGGCTTGCAGTCCTTCGGGCCGGGGCACGAGAGGGTCTTCTTCGGCCGTGACCGCGCGGTCCGCGAGCTGCACGAGCGGTTGGAAGTGCCGGGCGGCGCACCGGAAGACCGCTTCCTGCTGGTGGCGGGACCATCGGGTTCGGGGAAGTCATCGCTGGTGAACGCCGGGTTGGCGGGGTTGCTGCGGCGGCGGAACTGGTGGCTGAGCGACCCGGTCGCGCCGGGTCGCGACCCGTTCGGCGCACTGGTGCACGTGTTCCAGGGCGAACTCCCGAAGGCCGAGGGCGACGCACTCGTCCGGGATCTGCGGGTGGAAGCGCAGCGCGCGCTGGAGCGCTTGTGGCGCACCGACGAACCACGATCGACGCACCCCGAGGTGCTCAACGCGCTGCTAGGGGAGGCAGTCCGGCTGAACCGCCCGGCCGTGCTGCTGCTCGACCAGTTCGAAGAACTCGTGACGCAGGTGGACGCCCGGACCCGCCAGGAGTTCATGGCCCTGCTGCACGCCGCGCTGGCCGATCACCGGCGCCTGCACGTGGTGGCGACGATGCGCGCGGAGTTCATCGGCGTCTTCCTGCCGGAACCCAGCGGCGAGCTGCTGCGCGACCCCTACGTCGTGACCCGGCTCAACCGCGCGGAACTCCGGCAGATCATCACCGGCCCGGCCCGCAAGGCAGGAGTCGAGATCGAGCCCGAAGCGGTGGCGGCCATGGTCGACGACGCCACCGAAGCCGGCGCCGACGTCCTGCCGCTGCTGGCCTATCTCTTGCACAACCTCTACGAGGACTACGGCGGCGACGGCCGGATCACGTTGCAGGAGTACGTGGAATCGGGCCGCGTCGCCGAGGCGATCTCCTCCACCGCGGGCAAGGTCCTCGCTCGGCTCTCCCGCCAGTACGGCGAGGCGCAGGTGATGCGAACACTGCTGAGGTTCGTCTCCTTCGCCGCGCACACCGACGAACCGACGCGCAACAGCGTCCGGCTCGACGACCTGGACGACGAGGAGAAGCACGTCGTCGAGGAGTTCCTGGAAGCGCGGTTGCTGGTCGACGACAGCGATGGCCATCGGGACCTGGCGCACGAGGCGCTGCTGCGCCAGTGGGAACCCCTGCGCGACTGCCTGGACCAGCAGCGCCCGCTGCTCCGCAAGCGCACCACGTTCCAGCAGCGGGCCCGGGAGTGGGACCAGTCCGGACGTCGCGGGGATCTGCTGCTCCCGGAGAGCCAGGTCGACGAGGCCGTCGAGGTCACCGCGGCGGTCGAGTGCAGCGCACTGCTCCGCGAGTTCTGCGCGGCATCGGTGGAATCACGGCGGAAGGCCAGGAGGATCCGGGCGATATCGGCCGCCCAGCAAGCGGATCTGGTGAAGGCTGCTAACCCGCAGCTGGCGCTCGCCGTCGCCCGGGAGATCGCCGAGCTCAGCCCGGGCGAGGTCACCGCGGCCGCGCTCTGGGCCCGGCTGCGCGACCCCCTGGTCTGGAGCGTGCGCCGCCACGCGGACAGCGTCATCGCCGCTCGCTGGGACGACGACGGGCGCTTGTGGGCGGTGGACGGCGCCGGCGTCCTGATGGTGCACGACATCGAGCAGGAACAACCCGTGCAGGTCCGGCGCCTGCCCGCGAAGGGGAACCTGTTCGTTGCCGAGTGGTCGAGCGGCAGCGAGTTGATCTTCGGTGATGGCGAGGGCTTGAAGTGCTGGGACCTGGTGAACGACGTGGTCGAAGTCGTGGACCGGCGGGGATCGGTGCGGCACCCGCTCGCCAGGTCTTCGGACGGATGGCTCGCCTACGACCGCGCCGGTCAGATGGTCGTTCGGGCACCCGGCGAAACCATTCCTTCCGCCCTGGCGAGTTCGGAGGTCGTCGGGCACGCGGAGTGGGCTCCGACGGGGTTGCTGGCCACCGGCGACGACAACGGTGTCGTGCGCGTCTGGAACCCCGAAAGCGGCGAGACGACGGTCGTTCATGAGCACGTCAGCGGGGTGAACTCCCTGTCGTGGTCGAAAGCCGGGCTGCTGGTCAGCGCGGACGACCACGTGGTCCGGGTGTGGGATTCCGCGACCGGTGAGACCGAGGTCCTGCGCGGCTGGGAGAACACCGTGCTCGGTGCCACCTGGATGAGTCGGGAGCAGCTGGTCATCGGGGTGGCGGCGAGCGGCGTCAGCAGTCGGATCGATGTCTGGAACAGCAGGACCAAGGCGCTGCGAACGCTCAGGTACTGCTCGGAGCGGGTGTCTGAGGTCTTCCCCGCGCCGGGTGAGAACCTCCTGGTCTGCATGAACTCCGGTTCGGTGGAGCTCGTCCGCACCGACCTGGGGCACCACGCCGAACACCGGCAAGGGGCCGCAGCCGCCGGTGGCTCCGCACGCGGTACCGCCCTGCTCACCGTTGGAACCGACGGCAAGCTCTGGCGGACCGACGCCGGAGGTTCCGAACGGCTCGGGCGCGACGCGCATTCCGGCACCGCCGACCTGCTGGCCTGGTCGGCGGATGGCCGGTTGGCCAGCGCGAGGTCGGATTTCCAGGGGTACAGCGAGGTCCGGGTGTGGGATCGGCACCGGGCAACGACCTCGCTCGTGCACTGCGGAACCGATGCGATCACCGACATCGCCTGGTCTCCGGACGGCTTGCTCGCCTGGGGTGGTTACGACGAGGTGCACGTCTGGGATTCGCAGCGGGGCGAGTCCCGGATCGTGCTCGAGTTCTCTGGGCGAGTGGAAGCCCTCGAGTGGTCCAGCACGAGTCGGCTCGCGGTCGGCTTGAGCTCCGGCGGGCTCAAGACCTGGGACCCGGCTTCGGGGGCCGCGAGAGTCCTGCAGAAGGACGACAACCCGCTCAGGGAGATCGGGACTCTCGCGTGGTCGGCGGCGGGAGAGCTGGCGACCGGCGACTACAGCGGTGCGGTGCGGGTCTGGGACCTCGAATCCGGCGAGTCGACGCTGCTGGCAGTGCACACCGACGCGGTGCAAGCGGTGGCGTGGTCCTCGGACGGGCTGCTGGCCAGCGGCGGCGATCAGACGGTGCGCTTGTGCGACCCGAAGGACGGGCAGAGCCGCGTCGTCGATCAGCAGGAAGAAGAGTTGACGGCGCTGGCGTGGTCGATCGACGGTGTGCTCGCCAGTGGGTGGCGCGGCGGCTCGCTGCGGATCCTGGAACCGGGCGCGAGCGAGTCCCGGTTGGTGCACGAGCATTCGTACGCCGTCGAGTCCATCGCCTGGTCCAGGGCTGGACAGCTCGCGAGCAGTTCCGGTCTCCGGAGGGATCGGGTGCTCATCTGGGATCCGGACGTGTCCGCAACGCACCGGCCCAACCCCGACAACGGGACCGCGCGGCTGGCCTGGTCCCCGGACGACGAACTGACCACTTCGGACCTCGACTCGCGGATTCGGTTGTGGTCCAAGGACCTTCGGCGGAGTCGCGCCATCCGGCAGCACGACGGTCCGGTCGATGTCGTCGCCGTCTCCAGCACCGGCCTGATCGCGTCGTCGGGTCCGGACGGAAATCTCCGCGTTTGGGACGGCAGAACGGGGGACAGCCGCGTGATCTCGGCCGATGAAGCCGACGTCAGCGCGCTGGTGTGGGATTCGGGCGATCGGCTCGCCGTGGCGCGCGGCGATCGAGGCGTCGCGCTGTGGGATTCGAAGTCCGGTGAGTTCGCCGATCTGACGGCCCGGACAGCGCGCGTCAGCACGATGGCTTGGAGTGCGAGCGGTGTGCTGGCGATGGGCGGCGACGATTTCGTCGTCCGCCTCTGGGAACCGGGAAGCGGGCAGATCCGGGAGCTGCGCAGGCACACGGCCGTGGTGCGGGCGCTGGTGTGGTCGGACGAGGACCGGCTGATCAGCGCGGGCGAGGACGGTCTGCTGATCTGGGACGTGCCCGGGGAGCGGGTGCTCGTCATCGGGGACGCGGTGGAGGTCGAGCACCTGGTCCGGATGCCGGGGCAGGCGCTGGCCAGTGCGGACGACCAGGGGCGGATCCGCCTGTGGGACCCGGAATCGGGCCACGTCATCGCGACGTTCCAAGCGCACGAGGGCAAGATCACCGTGCTCTCCTGGCGGGAAGACGGTCTGCTGATGAGCGCGGGACAGGACCGTCGGGTGGTCACCTGGAACTTCGACACCGACATCGAGGCACTGCTCCGCGAGGCGGACGAACGCGGTGTTCGACGCCTCACCGACCAGGAGCGCGTCCGGTTCGGACTGGCCTGA
- a CDS encoding phosphocholine-specific phospholipase C, translating into MLAGAAGAVGGAAAASLLPPSLHRAMAQPVPQGGLDALEHVIVLMQENRSFDHYYGTLQGVRGFGDRHPLRQPDGRSVFQQPKVGGEVLPFSLRQGAEREGRPVSDIQYLGDLDHSWGGSGKAWARGWNNDWVAAKTAATMTYYERQDIPLQYELADTFTLCDAYHCSVFGSTNPNRNYLFSGTTGYEPGSSERAVTNAAYDYDHAGYEWTTYPERLEQAGLSWQIYQEWDNFTDNSVEYFKTFKEIGRKVLAPVDGKFRTTEEFYNALFDKSAEERKRLLSQLESGRAALTDAERSLFDRAMYRSEPGTLVERLRADIAANRLPQVVWLVPSSTDSEHPGSSTPVGSANLIYQVLDTIADPKVWPKTALLLNFDENDGFFDHVPPPVPPKPESGEGDDHFEGQPIGLGPRVPMTVVSPWTIGGFVNSETFDHTSVLRLLERWTGVQEPNISSWRRTACGDLTSVFDFDNAAEPPKPAEPGPVPEPIDRWHPKPPAEQALPVQEQGRRPARALPYQPQVSGVLNGEAVTLRLGNVGTASAHFAIYPYAGELPEPSHVDVLGEQVVTVPVGDEYRLAVQGPNRFWFELSGSRDGKAAGVDVQTRHTARGLALELRNDGSADITLRLRSTGYVVHEEQVRVAAGGAQPLEWPTDQGWYDVEITTPQDKTFRRHVTGRSENGAPGVTG; encoded by the coding sequence GTGCTCGCCGGGGCCGCTGGTGCGGTTGGTGGCGCTGCTGCTGCTTCGCTTTTGCCACCTTCGCTGCACCGGGCCATGGCCCAGCCGGTTCCCCAGGGCGGCCTGGACGCGCTCGAGCACGTCATCGTGCTCATGCAGGAGAACCGGTCCTTCGACCACTACTACGGGACGCTGCAGGGCGTTCGCGGGTTCGGTGACCGGCACCCGCTCCGGCAGCCTGACGGCCGCTCGGTGTTCCAGCAGCCCAAGGTCGGTGGCGAGGTGCTGCCGTTCTCGCTGCGGCAGGGTGCCGAGCGGGAGGGGCGGCCGGTTTCCGACATCCAGTACCTCGGCGACCTCGACCACAGCTGGGGCGGGAGCGGCAAGGCCTGGGCGCGGGGCTGGAACAACGACTGGGTCGCCGCGAAGACCGCCGCCACCATGACCTACTACGAGCGGCAGGACATCCCGCTGCAGTACGAGCTGGCGGACACCTTCACGCTCTGCGACGCCTACCACTGCTCGGTGTTCGGGTCCACCAACCCCAACCGCAACTACCTGTTCTCCGGCACCACCGGGTACGAGCCGGGAAGCAGCGAGCGCGCGGTCACCAACGCGGCCTACGACTACGACCACGCCGGCTACGAGTGGACCACCTACCCGGAGCGGCTGGAGCAGGCCGGGCTGTCCTGGCAGATCTACCAGGAGTGGGACAACTTCACCGACAACTCGGTGGAGTACTTCAAGACCTTCAAGGAGATCGGGCGCAAGGTGCTCGCCCCGGTGGACGGGAAGTTCCGCACCACCGAGGAGTTCTACAACGCGCTGTTCGACAAGTCCGCCGAGGAGCGGAAGCGGCTGCTCAGCCAGCTGGAATCCGGCCGGGCGGCGCTGACCGACGCCGAGCGGAGCCTGTTCGACCGCGCTATGTACCGCAGCGAGCCGGGCACGCTCGTCGAGCGGCTGCGCGCCGACATCGCCGCGAACCGGTTGCCGCAGGTCGTCTGGCTGGTGCCGTCGTCCACCGACTCCGAGCACCCGGGCAGCTCCACGCCGGTCGGCAGCGCGAACCTGATCTACCAGGTGCTGGACACGATCGCCGACCCGAAGGTCTGGCCGAAGACCGCGCTGCTGCTCAACTTCGACGAGAACGACGGCTTCTTCGACCACGTGCCGCCGCCGGTGCCGCCGAAGCCGGAGTCGGGAGAGGGCGACGACCACTTCGAGGGCCAGCCGATCGGCCTCGGCCCGCGGGTGCCGATGACCGTCGTCTCGCCGTGGACCATCGGTGGATTCGTCAACTCCGAGACCTTCGACCACACCTCGGTGCTGCGCCTGCTGGAGCGCTGGACCGGTGTGCAGGAACCGAACATCAGCTCCTGGCGGCGCACCGCGTGCGGCGACCTGACCTCGGTGTTCGACTTCGACAACGCGGCCGAACCGCCGAAGCCCGCCGAACCGGGCCCGGTGCCCGAGCCGATCGATCGCTGGCACCCGAAACCCCCTGCGGAGCAGGCGCTTCCGGTGCAGGAGCAGGGCCGCCGCCCGGCCCGCGCGCTGCCGTACCAGCCGCAGGTCTCGGGCGTGCTGAACGGCGAGGCCGTGACGCTGCGCCTCGGCAACGTGGGCACTGCGTCCGCGCACTTCGCGATCTACCCGTACGCCGGCGAACTCCCCGAACCGTCCCATGTGGACGTGCTCGGCGAGCAGGTGGTGACGGTGCCGGTCGGCGACGAGTACCGCCTCGCGGTGCAGGGCCCGAACCGGTTCTGGTTCGAGCTGAGCGGATCGCGCGACGGCAAGGCGGCGGGCGTGGACGTCCAGACCCGCCACACCGCCCGCGGCCTGGCGCTGGAACTGCGCAACGACGGATCGGCGGACATCACGCTCCGCCTGCGCTCGACCGGCTACGTGGTCCACGAGGAGCAGGTCCGCGTCGCGGCGGGCGGCGCCCAGCCGCTGGAGTGGCCCACGGACCAGGGCTGGTACGACGTGGAGATCACCACGCCCCAGGACAAGACGTTCCGCCGCCACGTCACCGGCCGGTCCGAGAACGGCGCCCCCGGAGTCACCGGCTGA
- a CDS encoding DUF6223 family protein, producing MPLHLLADEAVPALTSGRLWSLAAVAVGLVGVVVGGSALARSARRRAATALVAGLIAAAVGALVVAAAEGGPGTGYGIVGGFIALAVGLVTTALGGLGLRRTS from the coding sequence ATGCCCCTTCACCTGCTCGCCGACGAAGCCGTTCCCGCCCTGACGTCAGGACGCCTCTGGTCATTGGCCGCGGTGGCGGTCGGGCTGGTCGGCGTGGTCGTCGGGGGCTCGGCCCTGGCCCGCTCCGCCCGGCGGCGAGCCGCCACGGCCCTGGTCGCCGGGCTCATCGCCGCGGCCGTCGGCGCGCTCGTCGTGGCCGCCGCGGAGGGCGGTCCCGGCACCGGGTACGGAATTGTCGGCGGCTTCATCGCCCTGGCCGTCGGGTTGGTCACCACCGCCCTTGGCGGGTTGGGACTGCGCCGGACCTCCTGA
- a CDS encoding histidine kinase, with protein MSRGRIAALDWAIAVGVAAALLVAGLSGQHPGSARYLLGGALLVAGGLALVARRWKPVVVLVATGLCALGYQAAGFDVPAVAFLFAVYAVVRAGHRVVAVVASVLMLATLPLAVLASPLDLSVGEAFARTRDVLQIAWLIAAGAAGEALRQAERRAEEAERTREETARRRADEERLHIARELHDSLTHQISVIKVQAEAAVHVAQKRGEKPSEALLAIRQAGREAARELRATLETLREDASPSHGLDHVPELLRRARANGLDAELVVEGSGSGAPPEVERTVYRIVQESLTNIARHAAATTATVRIGYRPGALVVQVDDDGRATSATPLVPGVGLLGMRERVTALGGDLRAAPRSGGGFTVRAEIPLEAA; from the coding sequence ATGAGCAGGGGACGCATCGCCGCCCTGGACTGGGCGATCGCCGTCGGGGTGGCGGCGGCCCTGCTGGTCGCCGGGCTTTCCGGGCAACATCCCGGAAGCGCGCGCTACCTGCTGGGTGGCGCGTTGCTGGTGGCGGGAGGACTGGCGCTGGTCGCGCGCCGCTGGAAACCGGTGGTGGTGCTGGTCGCGACCGGGTTGTGCGCGCTGGGGTACCAGGCGGCCGGGTTCGACGTGCCCGCCGTCGCGTTCCTGTTCGCGGTGTACGCGGTGGTCCGGGCGGGACACCGCGTCGTTGCGGTCGTGGCGTCGGTGCTCATGCTGGCGACCCTTCCGCTCGCGGTCCTGGCCTCGCCCCTCGACCTGTCCGTCGGCGAAGCGTTCGCGCGGACGCGTGACGTCCTGCAGATCGCCTGGCTGATCGCCGCGGGTGCCGCCGGTGAGGCGTTGCGGCAGGCGGAACGCCGGGCGGAGGAGGCCGAGCGGACCCGCGAGGAGACCGCGCGGCGCCGTGCCGATGAGGAGCGGCTGCACATCGCGCGCGAGCTGCACGATTCGCTCACCCACCAGATCTCGGTCATCAAGGTGCAGGCCGAAGCCGCCGTCCACGTCGCCCAGAAGCGGGGCGAGAAGCCGTCGGAGGCGCTGCTGGCGATCCGGCAGGCGGGCCGCGAGGCCGCGCGGGAGCTGCGCGCGACCCTGGAGACACTGCGCGAAGACGCGAGCCCGTCGCACGGGCTCGACCACGTCCCGGAACTGCTCCGCCGCGCCCGCGCGAACGGCCTGGACGCGGAACTGGTCGTCGAGGGGAGCGGAAGCGGTGCGCCGCCCGAGGTGGAGCGGACGGTTTACCGGATCGTCCAGGAGTCGCTGACCAACATCGCCCGCCACGCCGCGGCCACCACTGCGACCGTCCGGATCGGCTACCGCCCCGGCGCGCTGGTGGTCCAGGTCGACGACGACGGCCGGGCCACCTCGGCGACTCCGCTGGTGCCGGGTGTCGGGCTGCTCGGGATGCGGGAACGGGTCACCGCCCTCGGCGGCGATCTGCGCGCCGCACCGCGCAGCGGAGGCGGGTTCACCGTACGGGCCGAAATCCCCTTGGAGGCAGCGTGA
- a CDS encoding response regulator, whose protein sequence is MIRVLLVDDQPLIRGGFRALLDIEDDIEVVAEAADGAEGVDLARRHLPDIALIDVQMPVVDGIEATRRIAADPALARVHVVVLTNYGLDEYVFNALRAGAAGFLVKDIEPEDLVHAVRVAARGDALLAPSITRKLIDRYVAQPLGTGSPGLGELTNREREAVVLVAHNDEIAARMVISPLTAKTHINRAMTKLHARDRAQLVVLAYESGLVTPRNP, encoded by the coding sequence GTGATCCGCGTCCTGCTGGTCGACGACCAGCCGCTCATCCGCGGCGGATTCCGGGCGCTCCTCGACATCGAGGACGACATCGAGGTGGTGGCCGAGGCCGCCGACGGCGCCGAAGGCGTGGACCTGGCCAGGCGGCACCTGCCCGACATCGCGCTCATCGACGTCCAGATGCCGGTGGTCGACGGCATCGAGGCGACCCGCCGCATCGCCGCGGACCCGGCCCTGGCCCGGGTGCACGTGGTCGTCCTGACCAACTACGGCCTGGACGAGTACGTCTTCAACGCGCTGCGAGCCGGTGCGGCGGGTTTCCTCGTCAAGGACATCGAACCGGAGGATCTGGTCCACGCGGTGCGCGTCGCGGCGCGCGGGGACGCGCTGCTCGCACCGTCGATCACCCGCAAGCTGATCGATCGGTACGTCGCCCAGCCGCTCGGAACCGGCAGCCCGGGCCTGGGGGAGCTGACCAACCGCGAGCGCGAGGCGGTCGTCCTCGTCGCGCACAACGACGAGATCGCCGCCCGGATGGTGATCAGCCCGCTGACGGCGAAGACCCACATCAACCGCGCCATGACGAAGCTCCACGCCCGCGACCGGGCCCAGCTCGTGGTCCTGGCCTACGAATCGGGCCTGGTGACCCCGCGCAACCCCTGA